One part of the Prunus persica cultivar Lovell chromosome G5, Prunus_persica_NCBIv2, whole genome shotgun sequence genome encodes these proteins:
- the LOC18776991 gene encoding lipid phosphate phosphatase 2, with product MPDFQLGSHTLKSHGVKVAKVHKYDWLILLLLAAVDITLNVIEPFHRFVGEEMMTDLKYPCHKDTIPLWAVPIYAVILPLVIFLLYYFCRKDVYDLHHAILGLFYSVLITLVITDSIKDAVGRPRPNFFWRCFPDGIGEFDPVSGNAMCNGDKKVIKEGHKSFPSGHTSVSFAGLGFLAWYLSGKIKVFDRRGHSAKLCIAFLPLLCAALVGISRVDDYWHHWQDVFAGGLIGITIASICYLQSFPLPNQHDGASAVLSTSCIFFHAGCREEWWPVHVPSHKG from the exons ATGCCAGACTTTCAGTTGGGATCTCACACATTAAAATCTCATGGAGTCAAAGTGGCTAAAGTGCACAAATATGATTGGTTAATTCTTCTGCTTCTTGCGGCGGTAGATATAACTTTGAATGTTATAGAGCCTTTTCACCGTTTTGTTGGCGAGGAAATGATGACTGATCTGAAATACCCTTGTCATAAGGACACCATACCTTTATGGGCTGTTCCA ATTTACGCAGTAATCTTGCCTCTTGTCATCTTTCTCCTGTACTATTTTTGCAGAAAGGATGTTTATGATTTACACCATGCCATATTGG GTCTTTTCTATTCTGTTCTTATAACTCTTGTTATAACCGATTCAATCAAAGATGCTGTTGGTCGCCCCCGTCCAAACTTCTTCTGGCGGTGTTTCCCTGATGGAATAGGT GAATTTGATCCTGTCAGTGGCAATGCTATGTGTAATGGAGATAAGAAAGTTATCAAGGAAGGACATAAAAGCTTTCCTAGTGGGCATACTTCAG TTTCATTTGCAGGTCTTGGTTTCCTTGCATGGTATTTGTCAGGGAaaattaaagtgtttgatcGTAGGGGCCATTCTGCAAAGCTCTGCATTGCATTTCTTCCGTTACTCTGCGCTGCTCTTGTGGGAATCTCTCGTGTGGATGACTACTGGCATCATTGGCAAGACGTCTTTGCTGGAGGTCTTATAG GAATTACCATAGCTTCAATTTGTTACTTGCAGTCCTTCCCTCTTCCAAACCAGCACGATGGTGCGTCTGCTGTCTTAA GCACCTCATGCATATTTTTCCATGCTGGCTGCAGAGAGGAATGGTGGCCTGTCCATGTCCCCAGCCACAAGGGCTAA